Within Spinacia oleracea cultivar Varoflay chromosome 4, BTI_SOV_V1, whole genome shotgun sequence, the genomic segment AACATGAACAGAacatttgtgatttttttttttttaatttataattataCTCCGGCCCTATAGCTGCCGCCGAGTTATTCACAAGTGTTCATAAAATGTAGAGTAGTTGATACATTTGTAATTTTAGATGACAAGCAATACTGCATTGATATTGACGAAAAAATTACCGTGCATCGTTATCTTAAATGACAGATAAATACTGAATATTAAGTAGTTTGATTATATTGAATGGAAGGCGTATTAACTAATACTACTATTATCATTGTTATGACAATTTCcataaaaatattttgttatGACTATATACGAAgtgtttattttcttttgctAGTACTTGTGCTTATTTCTTAACCTATATACATCATTTCGTATGAGCCATTTTCTAACCAAGAAAAGCATTGGAAAGCAAGTATATTAACAAAATTATGTAGTAATCAATGCACTTGTTAAGTAATAAAGTTATACAAAGTGTCTGCAGTTTTTTCTGTAAGATACTGATGTCGCTTGCCAAATTTTGGTTTCAAAAAGACATCAtcacaataaatttataattttttaaattgaaaataacgcgtgtttgaataataaatattattttgacaatattatTTCCAGTTCATTAATAAACTCTATTCGTTATCTTTGTAGATGttgtatgactttttatcaatgaattaatttagtTATTACAAAAAGTACTCTATTCGTTATTGACTACCGGTTTGTATAAAAATGCTGATGGCAATATATGATGATAACACCCATTGTTAGTGATTTGTATTTGATGGTATCATCATATTTTAAAGAATCTGGCTCTGTTTATAGCACCCCAACACCTTCTCTCCCCAAAAGAAGGTACCTGACATTGTTAAGAATTTGCAGTCTGACATTGATGGCAGTTTATGTGGTGATCTTTCTGCAGGCAAAACCAGTCATTGCATGCTATTCATAATTCAACAATTTCACAGCTAGCTGCTGCTAAGCAACTTTCTGACTCTCTATCCAAACAAATGGATGTACTGAGCATCAAATCGCCTCCAACAAAACGAGCTACTGTGAAAAGGCAAGTGTTTGAGTCTATCGGGATACCTTACCTTGATGACTCTCTTCGTTCTCCAAGTACAGTAAAGGTGATGAATTCCCCATCGAACAGGCATCCATTGGTCTCGTGTTCAGGTGAAACTCGTAATGATTCCAGAAGGATACAATCAAGTGGTGTGAGCAGTCATGAGCCTGAAACTGCAAGGAGAAGGAGAGATTCACTAGATAGGGTAAAGATTTTTTCTTTAACTGCTTCAATGATGTTTTTCACATATTCTACAGCTTTCGTCGTTCTGATTTTCTTGTGAATCCTGATTTTTAATAGCTCCAAGTACGCTCGCTGGAAAGTTTAATTTGTTGCAtcctttttgttaattttgcatTCTTTCACCCCAAGTGAGGTGCCATGCGAAAATGGCCCAAATGTTGGCGAGTCTGATGTTATTGCATCTCCGAAGATCCTGTGTCAAATGTCTCACCATCTGATAGGTTTAAGATGTGACTAGGAGTCTTAGATGATTCAGGAGTGGAAGGGACGCTGTGCTACTACTATAAGTTGTTTAAGATGTCACCAAGGAGTCTGGGTTACATGTTGTCATATGCTGCCCCTTTGTTCTCCAAAACTTCATATAGATTACATTAAAAATGTCGCCTATTCATGTATTCTCTAATTTTTGAATAGTTCGAATATGAACGACAGCTTGGTtgctaattgtttttttttaccaTTATTTCTGATGAATTTGTGGTTAGCATATTTTCATCCATTATGAGTCCCTTCAGTTCTTATCCAGGTGCATAATATGGTATTTCCCCTTCTTCTTATCTATATATGTCACTAGTTCCTTATAAATCTTCTTTCAGAATTGGGCGAACTTTGAGGCTCCTAAAACAACAGTCAAAAGGACTGTGGTACAGAATGAGCGTCAGAAGGTTGGCAGTTTGTTCTCTTCAACAGAAAAACAATTCATTAGTCCTGACAAACTGGGAGGGTCAATAGCCAATTATTCTAATATTCTTGCTGTACAGGATAGAAACGGTAAGCAATGACGATTATGGACTGGGCATTTCTAATTTTATTTCATGCTTTTTCAAGTTTGCTTGAGATTTAACAGACAAGCAGCTCCATTCCTGATCCTTAAACCCAACCCCACTCCCCTCTAAAGAAACAGAAAAAAATAAGCACAATCTTAATGAACTGTCCATGATTGCACAGGATATAGTGATACACCACAAAAAATCAACTCTGAAACGACTTTATCCAAATCCAAGTGGGCTGGAGGAATCCCTGGACTATCACAGGCTGAAACTGAGCACCTTCCTAGATGGCAGTCTATACAAAGAGACAGTTTTGCAGCTACCCCAAACATATATTCATCGCCATCGTCACTATTGTCACCATTTGTTGTTGATCCAAATACAAAGAAAGGAAATGTTCGTTCCACTGCTGAAAGACCAGGGTCTCAGATAGGGAGCATTGACAGGTCTGGTACTGCTTCAGCTGACACCAAGCCTTCTTTGTTCTTTGGTGAAGAAAAATCAAACTTCCAGAACGTTCAGCCACAACTATTTCCCTTCCCAATAAAAGGTGGTGAGACAACGATTTCTGGTGGCAAGGAGACAGAATTAACAAAGCCTGTTGGTAGCCAAAGCTTTTTGGATATTTCGACTAGGAAGCAAGATGTTGGAGCCTCACCTTCATCGTTCTTTCCACCTGTCAACTCTTCCTCATTACCTAAATTGAGCATGCAGACCTTACCAATCATATCAGTAGACGGAGGATCTACAACCAGTACCAAGATGGCCAAAGATGTCAATAAGGAAGACATACAATTTTCATCTTCAGTCTTTTCTGTATCTTCCTCAGTTGCAGCATCTTTGAGCTCTTCAACCTCCAGGGATTCTAAGGAGGTGTTATGTTTCCCGATGCCAGCTATTTCTGTTTCTGCCACACAAGCAGCACCTGTGATTTCTCTGCCAACCCAAAGTACAGAGGTGGTAGATTCTGTGAATCTAGCCGAAGAGCCTTCAAAGACAGGGCCACAACTTGCTGCTAACAAAGAAAGCACAGGTAATAATCTGGCTTCTACTCCACAGTCTTCTGAGAAGTTAGCCCTTTCATCCAGTGACAACCTGAATTCTGTGAATTTGATGCCGCCTGCTCATTCAGCTGAAATCCCCAAAGTACTTGTTTCAAGCCCTGATATGAACAAAATTTCAACACATACTTCTGGTATGGTAtcaaatactccagaaacgCAATCTGCAGCAGTCACATCATCTTCTGAAATTGGAGGTGCCACTAGTGGAAAGAGCAATATTGATGCTACTGTATGCCAGGAAGATGAAATGGAAGAAGTAGCACCCGAGACAAACCAAACTGCAGAGCTTTCTCTAGGAAGCCTTGCTGGATTTGGCATAGGTTCAGCACCAATTGCTATAactccaaaacataatccaTTTGGTGGTCCCATTACTAGTGCACCGCAAACTATGCCAAGTTCAATCTCTCTAACTGTTCCTTCTGGAGAGTTGTTCCGTCCTGCATCTTTTAGTTTTCAACCTCTGCAGGCTTCCCAACCCTCACAGTCCGCAAATACCGGAGCTCCTTCTGGTGCATTCGGTTTTATGAATCCTTCTCAGCAGATTTCCACAGGAAGTGGGTTTGGTCAATCATCACAGATTGGCTCGGGAGGTGGGTTTGGTCAATCGTCACAGATTGGCTCGGGAGGTGGGTTTGGTCAATCGTCACAGATTGGCTCAGGACAACAGGCTATGGGCTCAGTTCTTGGTTCATTTGGACAATCAAGGCAACTTGGTGCTGGCTTACCTGGTAGTGGTTTTGGGGTTCCTCAATCTCTTGGTGGTGGCTTTCAAAACGCGAAAGCTGGTGGAGGGTTTGCAGGCATTGGTTCTGCATCGAGTGGCTTTGGCGGCGGTTTTGCTGCTGCAGCTCCTACTGGAGGCGGTTTTGCTGCTGCGGCTCCTAGTGGAGGCGGGTTTGCTGCTGCGGCTCCTAGTGGAGGCGGGTTTGCTGCTGCAGCTACTATTGGAGGCGGGTTTGCTGCTGCAGCTCCTATTGGAGGCGGGTTTGCTGCTGCAGCTCCTATTGGAGGAGGGTTTGCTGCTGCAGCACCTAGCGGAGGCGGGTTTGCAAATGCATCCCCAAACGGAGGTAAGTTTCATAAGAACAATTCTAGTCTCTGAACCTTGTGTAACATTTTAGCCGATTCATTCGTTTTTCCAGAAGAAGACTTCTAACGTCTGCACCTTGTGTAACATTTTTGCTGATTCAATCCGTTTGTATTTTGCAGCTGGTGGATTTAATGCTTTCGGTAAACAGGGAACTAGCGGCTTTTCTGCCTTTGGTGGCAGTGCTGGAGGAAGACCTGCACCATCAGAGCTATTTACGCAAATGAGAAAATAGTTCAATCCCGCTCTCTGGTTCTGTAGAGAATTTGTTATGAGCTCTTGATAGAGTAGGCAAATGCAATTAGCCGTTGATATGATTGCACTAGCAGTTGCAAAACCATGTAACAAATCTTTAGAAACCTTGTTTTTGTAATGGCAAAATGACTGTTGTTAATAGTGTATAAGTATATAAAGATgaatacacaaattcttatttacaagtgttgtacaataaatattttacaccggagtaaaagttgactcaaaatgttTGAAAGTTacttttatatatgtaaaagttatctattttttagtgataaattttttcattttaataaaaaaagtttcttcaaaatcactagtaatgtataaaattaatcatttaaccctttaaaatgtttatctttcagttttttttaataatataaaaggttaaaattacaaaaaaatacataaaagttatcttggtgtaataataaatttattatacaccttaTACGTGTAAGACTTTTTGAGATCGATATCTGATCAATATCTTGATTGACAGTGCGTACAAGATTTCAGTAACGTAGACACAAATAGAGAAAAATTATACAAGAAGTCTCATGTTTCTCTTTGCGAACAAGAGATGAACAGGGCATTCAAAGTCACTCACGACAGTAAGCAAGAAATAATGTAAAAGTACTACCATAAAACCAATACAATATGCAAGGGTAATGCTACCCATAAATAACAATTCCCCGACTACAAGGGCGTATACATCAGAGGTTAACCAAAATTTCCAAGGTTTATCTTGGTACTTGCCACTTGGTTTAGCACAGCATTATTTTTTTCTGTACTAGCAGACTTTCTCCGAATTTAAATCACTAGTTGTCTAGACTTCTAAAATTTCTTAGAAGCTCTGGGATGTCATAGCCGAGCATCTCATCAACAGCTTGAATCATTTTCGGTTTCAACTTCTCAAATTTGTCGATATTATAATCTTGGAGAACTTCCTGGAAATGCTCCACGTCCGGGAAATCTCCTGCTGCTAAGTGGTGCTCCCTTTGGACCTAGGAAGGGGGAAAAAAATTAGATCTTAATTAACAGAAGGATTTGCACCAGCTTTTTCAAGAAATTATACAAACAAAATGAGTAAGCAAGTACAGGGATATTAGCTAGGAACCTTCTTAAATTCCAATTCTAAGTTCTCAATAAGACTCTCTTGTGCCTTGGCCTTGCCTATCAAAACAGGCATCTCTTTCTTCAGATGACTGATGATTAAAGCATGGATCTTAGCTGCCCTAGCACGCTTTACAAATTCGTTAACCTGGAGATCGAACAGCAGCATCAGAATCTGTTTATTTCAGTCTAGATAATGTATATCAGCTTATTGCTAGGAACTCTGATCCCTCAAAGTTCACAATAAAATCTAGCAACAATGTGGCAGTTCACTTATCAAATCCAACAATAGCTTAATTGATTCATTGCCCTTGGTTAATACTCCTAGTCAAATGAATTCAGCAAACTCACTCTTCGATTACAAGCGTTCTTTGGAATATCTTTAAGATCAGCAAGAAGATCATTCTGTTCCTTTAAGAAAAGGTCCTGTCCCATTGGACCAGTAGCTGCTTCATTTAAAGGCCCATCATTGAAAGAGCTGCAAAAATGACCAAATTATATGTACCTATGTTTAAGTTAAATGAGCATTATTTCTCATCAACATGCTAGAAACTGCTCAGGTTCACAAGTAGTTGAATTCCCATATTCAGCTCAACTGGACGAAACTTACCCAATGTAGACACGAGCAACCTCAGGAGTATTTAGAACCTTTCCGAGTGACCACATCAAGGCTCCATAAATTCTCATCAACTGCCAAGTGCCAAAAACAGAAAGggggagaaagaaaaaaaagaagttagTTAATCAACTAATTCTAATCCACTGAGCACTTCAAAGGAGTTgaaggaaaaatagaactttGAGTTTGAATTAGCCATTCACCTGCTGAGTGTCCACTTGATCTGCCTTGTTCAAAACAACACGTATCTTATCATCATGGCCTTGTAGTGATGAGATCACACGCTTGAATTCATCACTAATATCGAGTTTGTGGGGATCAAAAAGGAGCAAAATGAGGTCAGACTTGGCAGCAAACCAAGATGTCACACCAGTGAAGTCATAACTCCTTTCAATTCGTTGCTTCTCCCCTGATAATACACCAGGGGTATCAATGAGAGTCATATGCTCCAGAAGCTTCAAGATATAACAATAAACAGTTCACTCCCTGCTACTTTATATATTGAAGATGTGCATCTTGAGATATATTGCAGGCAACTCACCGGATGTGGCATCTGAGAACACTCAAATTTTGACAGAAAGGCAGAACCAAACATCGTAAGACCTTTGTACGGCATGTCTTCTTGAACAGAAATTGTGTTACCCGGTATACGTCTTTCATCAGGTCCAGACTGCAGAAATCCATATCATATTAACCAAGAAACAGACCTACAACAGAAATTATTCAACAAAAATAGAACAGGAAGAAATTAAATCTTTCAGCAATATAACAAGATGCAGGAGAATTAATTCTCTACCATAATGACAATAAATCTATCAGTAGTTGGCTCTGGCCCGACATGTGCTCCTGCAAGAAAATAGTAACTGAGGTCGGTTAGAAAAACCACTACACAATTGAAAAGAGTAAATAATGACTATATAATTACCAGGATAAGCGGTTTTTAGCAAGTGtttgatgaaggttgttttcccAGTGGAATATTGTCCCAGAAGCATGACCATAGGTTTTGCATCAAAATCGCTATCTGACTGCGACAAGGAAAGGGATAGAGAAAATGGTAAGATAATTGGATAGGCATTTGACAAGTTATCAGATGGCTTTATCACTACTAAAACACAAAATGAGGAACAAATCAATTAGCAGAAAATTGACAAATCTTATGCCCTTACTAATACAGGTGATGC encodes:
- the LOC110788695 gene encoding EH domain-containing protein 1, with translation MAASMFLRRSPLKLLSQSRSFHILSSPLSSSTLFHNHHYRLAASNGLHSFSNIPDEEQLSSMTSIYDGLKRLYEQKLKPLELTYQFNDFASPVLSDSDFDAKPMVMLLGQYSTGKTTFIKHLLKTAYPGAHVGPEPTTDRFIVIMSGPDERRIPGNTISVQEDMPYKGLTMFGSAFLSKFECSQMPHPLLEHMTLIDTPGVLSGEKQRIERSYDFTGVTSWFAAKSDLILLLFDPHKLDISDEFKRVISSLQGHDDKIRVVLNKADQVDTQQLMRIYGALMWSLGKVLNTPEVARVYIGSFNDGPLNEAATGPMGQDLFLKEQNDLLADLKDIPKNACNRRVNEFVKRARAAKIHALIISHLKKEMPVLIGKAKAQESLIENLELEFKKVQREHHLAAGDFPDVEHFQEVLQDYNIDKFEKLKPKMIQAVDEMLGYDIPELLRNFRSLDN